A section of the Candidatus Eisenbacteria bacterium genome encodes:
- a CDS encoding DinB family protein, protein MSRRAEDLAQRIELGAQTLATFAEQLSDQEWRTMVPQDGRPVGVVVHHVANMYDIEIDLAMKIAAGEGVRGVTWGAVSELNAKHHGDNVAVSKQEALALLKQKSKSAADAVRKLTDQDLDRAAPVSLNADAPLTTQFFIEDHALRHSFHHLAKIKAALGK, encoded by the coding sequence ATGAGCCGTCGAGCCGAGGATCTGGCGCAGCGAATCGAGCTGGGAGCCCAGACGCTCGCCACCTTCGCGGAGCAGCTGTCCGACCAGGAATGGCGGACGATGGTGCCGCAGGATGGACGCCCGGTGGGCGTGGTGGTGCATCACGTCGCCAACATGTACGACATCGAGATCGACCTCGCGATGAAGATCGCGGCAGGCGAAGGCGTCCGCGGCGTGACCTGGGGCGCGGTCTCGGAGCTCAATGCCAAGCATCATGGCGACAACGTCGCGGTGTCGAAGCAGGAGGCCCTCGCCCTGCTGAAGCAGAAGTCGAAGAGTGCCGCCGACGCGGTGCGCAAGCTCACCGATCAGGATCTCGATCGCGCGGCTCCGGTCTCGCTCAACGCGGACGCGCCGTTGACGACGCAGTTCTTCATCGAGGACCACGCCCTCCGGCACAGCTTCCATCACCTGGCGAAGATCAAGGCCGCCCTCGGCAAGTAG
- a CDS encoding polyribonucleotide nucleotidyltransferase, whose protein sequence is MMEQSVSVDLGGKSLTISTGRMAKLAGGSAVVQLGGTVVLVASSASKIASPNRDFVPLTVDYRERTYAAGKIPGGFFKREGRPTEKEVLSSRLSDRPIRPLFSKQFPYETQIMATVMSSDQENDSDVLALIGASASLNLSDIPFPEPVGGVRVGRVEGELVVMPTFEQLDQSDMDVVVAGTADNIIMVEGGTREVSEADMIAALEFAHGHIRRLVEAQRELMGKSGKPKRPLMPPADTSELQRALEEGYRDRLRQAIRIPGKEQRQEEVDRIGTEAGESLRERFVDLAAYIPKILHDIERDELRRMVLREKRRADGRGPDDIRKVTVEVGVLPRTHGSCLFTRGETQALAVCTLGTKSDEQRVEELEGQSWKSYMLHYNFPPFSVGEVRPIRGPGRREIGHGALAERAIEPVIPADTHFPYTIRLVSDILESNGSSSMATVCGSAMALMDAGVPIKAPVAGIAMGLIKEGDDIEVLTDILGVEDHLGDMDFKVTGTREGVTAFQMDTKIGGISFDVLRSALERAKNGRFHILDIMERTLAQPREEMSPFAPRITILHIHPDKIREVIGPGGKIIKRITEETGAQIDIEDSGEVRIAAISHESSRRAEEFIRNITEDPEVGKVYQGKVRSVVTFGAFVEIVPGRDGLLHISEIDHYRVARTEDVLNLGDTVMVKVIGVDRDGKIKLSRKALLPEPEGAAAMAGAGASGGGHRERDRDRDRGGRDRDRGGRDRDRGRRR, encoded by the coding sequence CTGATGGAACAGTCCGTATCCGTAGACCTCGGCGGCAAGTCCCTGACGATCAGCACCGGCCGGATGGCCAAGCTGGCGGGAGGATCCGCCGTCGTGCAGCTCGGTGGAACCGTTGTCCTGGTGGCGTCCAGCGCGTCCAAGATCGCGAGCCCCAACCGGGACTTCGTGCCGCTCACCGTCGACTACCGTGAGCGCACCTATGCCGCCGGCAAGATCCCCGGCGGCTTTTTCAAGCGCGAAGGCCGTCCCACCGAAAAAGAGGTCCTGAGCTCGCGGCTCAGCGACCGTCCCATTCGGCCGCTGTTCAGCAAGCAGTTCCCCTACGAGACGCAGATCATGGCGACGGTGATGTCGTCGGATCAGGAGAACGACTCCGACGTCCTGGCTCTGATCGGCGCCTCGGCCTCGCTCAACCTCTCGGACATCCCGTTCCCCGAGCCGGTGGGTGGCGTGCGCGTGGGGCGGGTCGAGGGGGAGCTCGTCGTGATGCCGACGTTCGAGCAGCTCGACCAGAGCGACATGGACGTGGTGGTGGCGGGAACCGCCGACAACATCATCATGGTGGAAGGCGGCACTCGCGAGGTGAGCGAGGCCGACATGATCGCGGCGCTCGAGTTCGCGCATGGTCACATCCGGCGCCTCGTCGAGGCCCAGCGGGAGCTGATGGGCAAGTCCGGCAAGCCGAAGCGGCCGCTGATGCCGCCCGCCGACACGAGCGAGCTCCAGCGCGCGCTCGAAGAGGGGTATCGCGATCGCCTGCGCCAGGCCATCCGGATTCCCGGCAAGGAGCAGCGCCAGGAAGAGGTGGACCGCATCGGGACCGAGGCCGGCGAATCGCTCAGGGAGCGCTTCGTCGATCTCGCGGCCTACATTCCCAAGATCCTCCACGACATCGAGCGTGACGAGCTGCGGCGCATGGTGCTGCGCGAGAAGCGGCGGGCCGATGGACGTGGGCCCGACGACATCCGCAAGGTGACGGTCGAAGTTGGCGTGCTGCCGCGCACGCACGGCTCCTGCCTCTTCACCCGTGGCGAAACCCAGGCCCTGGCGGTCTGCACGCTCGGTACCAAGAGCGACGAGCAGCGCGTCGAGGAGCTGGAAGGGCAGTCGTGGAAGTCGTACATGCTCCACTACAACTTCCCGCCGTTCAGCGTCGGCGAGGTGCGGCCGATCCGCGGCCCGGGACGGCGCGAGATCGGACATGGAGCGCTGGCGGAGCGTGCGATCGAGCCGGTGATCCCCGCCGATACCCACTTCCCGTACACCATTCGTCTGGTGAGCGACATCCTCGAATCCAACGGCAGCTCGTCGATGGCCACGGTCTGCGGCTCGGCGATGGCCCTGATGGATGCCGGGGTGCCGATCAAGGCGCCCGTGGCGGGCATCGCCATGGGGCTCATCAAGGAAGGGGACGACATCGAGGTGCTCACCGACATCCTGGGCGTCGAGGACCATCTCGGCGACATGGATTTCAAGGTGACCGGCACGCGGGAAGGCGTCACCGCGTTCCAGATGGACACCAAGATCGGCGGCATCTCCTTCGATGTGCTGCGCAGCGCGTTGGAGCGCGCCAAGAACGGCCGCTTCCACATCCTCGACATCATGGAGCGCACGCTGGCTCAGCCGCGCGAGGAGATGTCGCCGTTTGCGCCGCGCATCACCATCCTGCACATCCATCCGGACAAGATCCGCGAGGTCATCGGACCGGGTGGGAAGATCATCAAGCGGATCACCGAGGAAACCGGCGCCCAGATCGACATCGAGGACTCGGGCGAAGTGCGGATCGCGGCGATCAGCCACGAGTCCAGCCGGCGCGCGGAAGAGTTCATCCGTAACATCACCGAGGATCCCGAGGTCGGCAAGGTCTACCAGGGCAAAGTGCGCAGCGTGGTGACCTTCGGCGCGTTCGTCGAGATCGTGCCGGGGCGCGACGGTCTGCTCCACATCTCCGAGATCGACCACTACCGCGTGGCTCGCACCGAGGACGTCCTCAACCTCGGGGACACGGTGATGGTCAAGGTGATCGGCGTGGATCGCGATGGGAAGATCAAGCTGTCGCGCAAAGCGCTGCTGCCCGAGCCCGAAGGGGCGGCCGCCATGGCGGGCGCCGGCGCATCGGGCGGAGGGCACCGCGAACGCGACCGGGACCGGGACCGGGGAGGAAGAGACCGCGATCGCGGCGGTCGGGACCGCGACCGCGGCCGGAGGCGGTGA
- the rbfA gene encoding 30S ribosome-binding factor RbfA has protein sequence MRVRPERVAERIKREAADILENQVRDPRVSGMVSVTDVEVTPDLSYARIYVSVLASSTPVEDVLRALQTAAPFVRRQLAPRLELREVPQIRFLHDDSIERGARVDELLRKIAEGKPIDEDEERS, from the coding sequence ATGAGGGTGCGGCCGGAAAGGGTCGCCGAGCGCATCAAGCGCGAAGCGGCCGACATCCTGGAGAACCAGGTCCGAGACCCCCGAGTCTCGGGCATGGTGAGCGTCACCGACGTGGAGGTGACGCCGGATCTTTCGTACGCGCGCATCTACGTCAGCGTGCTGGCGTCGAGCACGCCGGTGGAGGACGTGCTGCGCGCGCTCCAGACCGCGGCGCCATTCGTGCGGCGGCAGCTCGCTCCGCGGCTGGAGCTGCGCGAGGTGCCGCAGATCCGTTTTCTGCACGACGACTCGATCGAGCGTGGGGCCCGCGTCGACGAGCTGCTCCGCAAGATCGCCGAGGGCAAGCCGATCGACGAGGACGAGGAACGATCGTGA
- a CDS encoding pitrilysin family protein, producing the protein MSRRRTFVVRRASPAARRAVIQEPIAPGRQRTVNEASYRKSVLGSGITLLTERLEDRDSVAVGVWLRSGARDEPGDRLGITHFIEHMMFKGTERRDARAIAGSLESIGGHLDAFTAREQVCYYARALAEHLPAVMDVLADIVCRSRMTPTDVSREQSVVREEILAYEDNPEEKVGDLLSEQVWGDHPLGRPILGTNETVSALTSELLRDYFRRRYRPEHLVIAAVGDLDHAALSDLVETHFMPPDGEPLELGAGPPAFQPTVRHVERRDLQQLYVSLATRAVPDIHPDRYPLVVLTTLLGGGMSSRLFQSVREEAGLAYSVFAAQDFYRDSGMLSIHMGVSPERGREALARTRKELETLRDQGADAEEVEAAKQQIRGGVLMEHEGVSARMVHLAHEEIYRGTYTAPEELVSRVMAVTVDQVADVARRYLEPSRFALTVLGPAPDGTPLSTRDWPVETS; encoded by the coding sequence GTGAGCCGTCGCAGGACGTTCGTCGTGAGGCGGGCTTCGCCCGCCGCACGGCGAGCGGTGATCCAGGAGCCCATCGCCCCCGGGAGGCAGCGCACCGTGAATGAAGCCTCCTATCGGAAGTCGGTGCTTGGAAGCGGCATCACGCTGCTGACCGAGAGGCTCGAAGACCGCGACTCGGTCGCGGTCGGCGTGTGGCTGCGCAGCGGCGCGCGCGACGAGCCCGGCGACCGGCTCGGCATCACCCATTTCATCGAGCACATGATGTTCAAGGGCACCGAGCGCCGCGATGCTCGCGCCATCGCGGGCAGCCTGGAGTCGATCGGCGGTCATCTCGATGCCTTCACCGCCCGCGAGCAGGTGTGCTACTACGCCCGCGCGCTGGCCGAGCATCTGCCGGCGGTGATGGACGTCCTGGCGGACATCGTCTGCCGTTCCCGCATGACGCCCACCGATGTCTCGCGAGAGCAGTCCGTGGTGCGTGAGGAGATCCTCGCGTACGAGGACAATCCCGAGGAGAAGGTGGGAGACCTGCTCTCCGAGCAGGTCTGGGGCGATCACCCGCTCGGGCGTCCGATTCTGGGCACCAATGAAACCGTCTCCGCGCTGACCTCGGAGCTGCTCCGCGATTACTTCCGCCGGCGCTACCGCCCCGAGCATCTGGTGATCGCCGCGGTCGGCGATCTCGACCATGCGGCGCTCTCGGACCTGGTCGAGACGCACTTCATGCCGCCGGACGGCGAGCCGCTCGAGCTGGGCGCCGGGCCCCCGGCCTTCCAGCCCACGGTGCGCCATGTGGAGCGCCGCGATCTGCAGCAGCTCTATGTCTCGCTGGCGACGCGCGCCGTGCCCGACATCCACCCGGATCGTTACCCGCTGGTGGTGCTCACCACGCTGCTCGGAGGCGGAATGAGCTCGCGCCTCTTCCAGAGTGTCCGCGAGGAAGCGGGGCTCGCCTACTCGGTGTTCGCGGCGCAGGACTTCTACCGCGATTCCGGCATGCTCTCGATCCACATGGGTGTGTCGCCGGAGCGCGGTCGCGAAGCGCTGGCTCGCACGCGGAAGGAGCTCGAGACGCTCCGCGATCAGGGGGCCGATGCCGAGGAAGTCGAAGCCGCAAAGCAGCAGATCCGCGGGGGCGTGCTCATGGAGCACGAAGGCGTGTCCGCGCGCATGGTGCACCTGGCCCACGAAGAGATCTACCGGGGCACCTACACGGCGCCCGAGGAGCTGGTCTCACGCGTGATGGCCGTGACCGTGGACCAGGTCGCGGACGTGGCGCGGCGCTATCTGGAGCCGTCGCGGTTCGCGCTCACCGTGCTCGGCCCTGCGCCGGATGGAACACCGCTCTCGACCCGCGACTGGCCGGTCGAGACATCCTGA
- the rpsO gene encoding 30S ribosomal protein S15: protein MTLSKEQKQGIIGKFKIHDADSGSPEVQIALLTEKIHYLTEHFKVHKRDHASRRGLLRMVGQRRRLLDYLRATRVDRYRKVVKDLGLRR, encoded by the coding sequence GTGACGCTCTCGAAGGAGCAAAAGCAGGGCATCATCGGCAAGTTCAAGATCCATGACGCGGACTCCGGCTCGCCGGAGGTCCAGATTGCCTTGCTCACCGAGAAGATCCATTACTTGACCGAGCACTTCAAAGTCCACAAGCGCGATCACGCCTCTCGGCGTGGACTGTTGCGCATGGTCGGCCAGCGGCGCCGACTGCTGGACTACCTCCGCGCGACGCGGGTCGACCGCTATCGCAAGGTGGTCAAAGACCTAGGTCTCCGCCGCTAG
- a CDS encoding DUF3108 domain-containing protein: protein MIAALLFAPLAAGQDSGQDSTMAPDSAAAVPAAVVTAAATEVPDTLLTATVKLPAKGKKEVLPSEPRAVRRGESLRFSVNYGFINAGAAYLEVPSVKDWNGHTVYQLVARAESNRFFSGIYKVRNRIESFWDSTGHFSRRYVENRREGKHRAQSEIVFDYGKQQARYHDGKTFPIKPGVQDALSSFYFTRTQALPLGGSVFFDYHASRKSVPMEVKILGREKVETPAGKFSCVVVEPILKAGGIFKNKGRLVIWLTDDERRMPVLMKSKVMIGSISATLVEIKPGA from the coding sequence GTGATCGCGGCTTTGCTCTTCGCGCCGCTGGCGGCGGGCCAGGACTCGGGCCAGGACTCCACCATGGCCCCCGATTCCGCGGCGGCCGTCCCGGCCGCGGTGGTTACCGCCGCGGCCACCGAAGTCCCCGATACGTTGCTGACCGCCACCGTCAAGCTGCCGGCCAAGGGCAAGAAGGAAGTGCTGCCGTCGGAGCCGCGCGCGGTGCGCCGCGGAGAGTCGCTGCGCTTCTCGGTGAACTACGGGTTCATCAACGCCGGCGCCGCCTATCTGGAGGTGCCGTCGGTCAAGGACTGGAACGGCCACACCGTGTACCAGCTCGTGGCGCGCGCGGAGTCGAACCGGTTCTTCAGCGGCATCTACAAGGTCCGGAATCGGATCGAATCGTTCTGGGACTCGACCGGTCACTTCAGTCGCCGGTACGTCGAGAACCGTCGCGAGGGAAAGCACCGCGCGCAGAGCGAGATCGTGTTCGACTACGGAAAACAGCAAGCGCGCTATCACGACGGCAAGACCTTTCCGATCAAGCCCGGGGTCCAGGACGCGCTCTCGTCCTTCTACTTCACCCGCACCCAGGCGCTGCCCCTGGGCGGAAGCGTGTTCTTCGACTACCATGCCAGCCGCAAGAGCGTGCCCATGGAGGTCAAGATCCTGGGCCGCGAAAAGGTCGAGACGCCCGCCGGCAAGTTCTCGTGCGTGGTCGTCGAGCCGATTCTCAAGGCCGGCGGCATATTCAAGAACAAGGGCCGGTTGGTCATCTGGCTCACCGACGACGAGCGGCGCATGCCCGTGTTGATGAAGAGCAAGGTGATGATCGGCTCCATCAGCGCAACGCTGGTGGAGATCAAGCCCGGGGCGTGA
- a CDS encoding aminotransferase class I/II-fold pyridoxal phosphate-dependent enzyme has protein sequence MGVGNPDLRPPQAAIEALQAALHDPQVQNHRYPSFAGLPEFRAGIAQWYQRRFGVTLDPVSEALALVGSKEGIAKFFLAHFDPGDTLLLCTPCYPAYLGQAAIAQVRVVEVPLDPAHGMLPDLSAIPTDEARRAKVISINFPNNPTAATETAAFYQDLLQFARDFDLFVISDIAYCDLSLDPSYRARSFLEFDRERERTVEFHSFSKSYSMQGWRVGLAAGNREALQRIVRLKSNMDYGVFMAIQRAALAVLSGPQDYPAYAAEIYRARRDAFLDAIRPLGYPVEPPRATLYVWLPIPRAAGSSVEFTRELLDRTDVAVAPGSGFGRSGEGFVRIALCDSEARLREAGERMAKAGLKY, from the coding sequence TTGGGAGTTGGGAATCCTGACCTCCGTCCGCCGCAGGCCGCGATCGAGGCGCTCCAGGCCGCGCTGCACGACCCCCAGGTTCAGAACCATCGTTATCCATCGTTCGCGGGGCTCCCCGAGTTCCGCGCCGGGATCGCGCAATGGTATCAGCGGCGCTTCGGCGTCACGCTCGATCCGGTGAGCGAAGCCCTGGCGCTCGTCGGCTCCAAGGAAGGCATCGCCAAGTTCTTCCTCGCCCACTTCGATCCCGGGGACACGCTGCTCCTGTGCACGCCGTGCTATCCCGCGTACCTGGGGCAGGCCGCCATCGCGCAGGTGCGAGTCGTGGAGGTGCCGCTCGATCCCGCGCACGGCATGCTCCCGGATCTCTCGGCCATTCCGACCGACGAGGCTCGCCGGGCCAAGGTGATCTCGATCAACTTCCCCAACAATCCGACGGCTGCCACCGAGACTGCGGCGTTCTACCAGGACCTGCTCCAGTTCGCCCGAGATTTCGACCTGTTCGTCATTTCCGACATCGCTTACTGCGACCTCTCGCTCGACCCCTCCTACCGGGCGCGCTCGTTCCTCGAGTTCGACCGGGAGCGCGAGCGCACGGTGGAGTTCCATTCCTTCTCCAAGTCCTACTCGATGCAAGGATGGCGTGTCGGGCTGGCGGCCGGCAACCGCGAGGCGCTGCAGCGCATCGTGCGCCTCAAGTCCAACATGGACTACGGCGTGTTCATGGCCATCCAGCGGGCCGCGCTGGCGGTGCTGAGCGGTCCGCAGGACTATCCAGCCTACGCCGCGGAGATCTACCGGGCCCGGCGCGACGCGTTCCTCGACGCGATCCGCCCGCTCGGCTACCCGGTCGAGCCGCCTCGCGCCACGCTCTATGTATGGCTCCCGATCCCGCGCGCCGCGGGAAGCTCTGTGGAGTTCACTCGCGAGCTGCTCGACAGGACCGACGTGGCGGTCGCGCCGGGCTCCGGGTTCGGCCGCTCCGGCGAGGGCTTCGTGCGCATCGCCCTCTGCGACAGCGAAGCGCGCCTGCGCGAAGCCGGCGAGCGGATGGCCAAGGCCGGGCTGAAGTACTAG
- the truB gene encoding tRNA pseudouridine(55) synthase TruB, whose product MSGALVPPFVGLLALDKPPGPTSHDVVVKVRRRLKSPGAGHLGTLDPGAGGLLLVALGAATRAIPVWQGGEKTYEGVASFGVITSSQDAEGEVLEWRSTMALDESRLREASLAFVGELEQVPPMVSALKVRGERLHRLARRGLDVERAPRRVRVLQWEWLSISLPEAAFRIRCSGGTYIRTLIHDLGQALGPGAILTRLRRTRSEPFGIERSATVEDLDRLTPAEVIAKGGIPLDEALRILPSVELDEPAAFEAGMGGRPLVDPGQAPVGGGERSVVLRDESGKALALGELTASDSADRAYVCPHVVFPWAVRTGRRVRHEGVPWEALSEPRG is encoded by the coding sequence GTGAGCGGCGCTCTCGTGCCGCCCTTCGTCGGATTGCTGGCGCTGGACAAGCCGCCCGGTCCGACCTCGCACGACGTGGTGGTCAAGGTGCGCCGGCGCCTGAAGAGTCCCGGGGCGGGTCATCTCGGCACGCTCGATCCGGGCGCCGGGGGTTTGCTGCTGGTCGCGCTCGGCGCGGCGACCCGCGCCATTCCCGTCTGGCAGGGGGGCGAGAAGACGTACGAGGGCGTCGCGTCCTTCGGGGTGATCACCTCCAGCCAGGACGCCGAAGGCGAGGTGCTCGAGTGGCGCTCCACCATGGCACTGGATGAGAGCCGGCTGCGCGAGGCTTCCCTTGCGTTCGTCGGCGAGCTCGAGCAGGTGCCTCCCATGGTGTCGGCGCTCAAGGTCCGCGGCGAGCGGCTCCACCGCCTGGCGCGCAGGGGGCTCGACGTCGAGCGCGCGCCTCGGCGCGTGCGCGTGCTCCAGTGGGAGTGGCTTTCGATATCGCTTCCCGAAGCCGCCTTCCGCATTCGCTGCTCGGGAGGCACCTACATCCGGACCCTGATCCACGATCTCGGTCAGGCGCTCGGCCCCGGCGCCATCCTCACCCGGCTGCGGAGGACTCGCAGCGAGCCCTTTGGAATCGAGCGCTCGGCGACGGTCGAGGATCTCGATCGCCTGACTCCCGCCGAAGTCATCGCGAAGGGAGGAATCCCGCTCGACGAGGCGCTGCGCATTCTCCCTTCGGTGGAGCTCGACGAGCCCGCGGCATTCGAGGCCGGCATGGGAGGACGTCCCCTGGTGGATCCGGGGCAGGCCCCGGTGGGCGGAGGAGAGCGATCGGTGGTGCTGCGCGACGAATCCGGAAAGGCGCTGGCGCTCGGCGAGCTGACCGCGTCGGATTCGGCCGATCGAGCGTACGTCTGTCCGCACGTGGTCTTCCCCTGGGCGGTGCGCACCGGACGGCGCGTGCGGCACGAAGGCGTTCCCTGGGAGGCCTTGTCGGAGCCACGCGGATGA
- a CDS encoding DUF2304 domain-containing protein codes for MEFLSRAQVITAMAATLLVLIVLDLVRRRRLSEEYSLLWVASTVIVAVLGFSTPLLKALTQALGILYEASTVFFFGLGFATAMLLFLSVKLSRLGQDQLTLTRELAFLRLELERLRGGSPTPGQESA; via the coding sequence ATGGAATTCCTTTCGCGGGCTCAGGTCATCACCGCCATGGCCGCGACGCTGCTGGTGCTGATCGTGCTGGACCTCGTGCGACGCCGGCGGTTGTCCGAGGAGTACTCGCTGCTGTGGGTGGCCTCCACCGTCATCGTCGCCGTGCTCGGCTTCTCGACGCCGCTGCTCAAGGCCCTGACTCAGGCGCTCGGCATCCTCTACGAGGCCTCGACGGTGTTCTTCTTCGGCCTCGGATTCGCCACCGCGATGCTGCTCTTCCTCTCGGTGAAGCTCTCCCGGCTCGGTCAGGACCAGCTCACGCTCACGCGTGAGCTGGCCTTCCTGCGGCTCGAGCTCGAGCGTCTGCGCGGAGGCTCACCCACTCCGGGGCAGGAGAGCGCTTGA
- a CDS encoding glycosyltransferase family 2 protein — protein sequence MAPRDVLVIVPALDEEESLGPTLDEVRHIAPWADLLVVDDGSRDRTPDVARARHVPVLRHAVNLGVGAALQSGFHYALERGYTIGVQHDADGQHDPRDLLALVAPVREGHCDVAIGSRYVTRTGYRAPFLRRVGMLVFAAVVRLALGQRIADTTSGFRAYGRRAMEAGLEDFPRDFPDAPLLISLGRRGFRFVEVPARMREREAGRSFYTLGKSLYYPYKNMLASLMAMLRAGNDGERRS from the coding sequence TTGGCCCCGCGCGATGTGCTGGTGATCGTGCCCGCGCTCGACGAGGAAGAGAGCCTGGGGCCGACACTCGACGAGGTGCGCCACATCGCGCCCTGGGCCGACCTCCTGGTGGTCGACGACGGATCCCGCGATCGCACCCCCGACGTCGCGCGCGCGCGGCATGTCCCCGTGCTGCGGCACGCCGTGAACCTGGGCGTGGGCGCGGCCCTTCAAAGCGGATTCCACTATGCCCTGGAGCGCGGTTACACGATCGGCGTCCAGCACGACGCCGACGGCCAGCACGACCCGCGGGACCTCCTGGCCCTGGTGGCGCCCGTGCGGGAGGGTCACTGCGATGTGGCGATCGGCTCACGCTACGTCACTCGCACCGGCTATCGCGCGCCTTTCCTGCGCCGCGTGGGCATGCTGGTTTTCGCCGCCGTGGTCAGGCTCGCGCTGGGGCAGCGCATCGCCGATACCACCTCGGGGTTTCGCGCATACGGACGGCGCGCCATGGAGGCGGGGCTCGAGGATTTTCCTCGCGACTTCCCCGACGCACCGCTGCTGATCTCGCTCGGCCGGCGCGGGTTTCGATTCGTCGAGGTGCCGGCTCGCATGCGCGAGCGCGAGGCGGGCCGCTCCTTCTACACGCTGGGCAAGTCGCTCTACTACCCGTACAAGAACATGCTAGCTTCGCTGATGGCGATGTTGCGCGCGGGGAACGACGGAGAGAGGAGGTCGTGA
- a CDS encoding DUF503 domain-containing protein encodes MFVGIVRIELHIPAATSLKDKRSVVRSLKERIRQRAQASVAEVDYHDLWQRAALGVAVVSGESRQIDELLQVVRNLVEGTFEAQLLDWQENRS; translated from the coding sequence ATGTTCGTAGGGATCGTTCGCATCGAGCTGCACATTCCCGCAGCCACTTCGCTCAAGGACAAGCGCTCGGTCGTGCGATCCCTCAAGGAGCGTATCCGCCAGCGCGCCCAGGCCTCGGTGGCCGAGGTCGACTACCACGACCTGTGGCAGCGGGCCGCCCTTGGAGTCGCCGTGGTGTCGGGCGAATCACGGCAGATTGACGAGCTCCTCCAGGTGGTGCGTAACCTCGTCGAGGGGACGTTCGAGGCCCAGCTGCTCGACTGGCAGGAGAATCGCTCATGA
- a CDS encoding bifunctional riboflavin kinase/FAD synthetase — protein MSGGGARFQGPRVGEGPAVVAIGVFDGLHLGHRAILERALARGSESHARCVVVSFDPHPEVVLRPGSFRWVAPLTPLQEKRERLLAMGVDELHVIPFTRELAGLEPEQFVREHLLAPFHPVALVVGRDFALGRGRSGNVQRLTEICREMGFEVDPVPLLELDGGPVSSTRIRELLAAGRVGEASRLLGRRYTLAGTVVTGHGMGRTLGFPTANLRLHEEKLVPSDGIYAVWARLGDRPERHAAAMSIGARPTFGGRERQLEVFVLDWSGDLVGAEIEVEFVEWLRAEKKFESADDLVEAMKVDVAETRRRLGEVAGPVS, from the coding sequence ATGAGCGGAGGCGGTGCGCGCTTCCAGGGTCCGCGTGTGGGTGAGGGGCCGGCGGTGGTGGCGATCGGTGTGTTCGACGGGCTCCATCTCGGCCATCGCGCCATCCTCGAACGTGCGCTCGCGCGCGGAAGCGAGAGCCATGCGCGCTGCGTGGTGGTCAGCTTCGACCCGCATCCCGAGGTCGTGCTCCGGCCGGGCAGCTTCCGCTGGGTGGCGCCGCTCACGCCGCTCCAGGAAAAGCGGGAGCGGCTGCTGGCGATGGGCGTCGATGAGCTCCACGTGATCCCATTCACCCGCGAGCTGGCGGGTCTCGAGCCCGAGCAGTTCGTGCGCGAGCACTTGCTGGCGCCGTTTCATCCCGTGGCTCTGGTGGTCGGACGCGATTTCGCCCTGGGCCGTGGACGCTCGGGGAACGTGCAGCGTCTGACCGAGATCTGCCGCGAGATGGGCTTCGAGGTCGACCCGGTCCCATTGCTCGAGCTGGATGGCGGGCCGGTGAGCAGCACGCGGATCCGCGAGCTCCTCGCGGCGGGACGCGTCGGCGAGGCATCGCGTCTGCTGGGACGGCGCTACACGCTCGCCGGCACGGTGGTCACCGGGCACGGCATGGGGCGAACGCTCGGCTTCCCCACGGCGAACCTGCGGCTCCACGAGGAGAAGCTGGTTCCCTCCGACGGGATCTACGCGGTATGGGCGCGGCTCGGGGATCGGCCGGAGCGCCACGCTGCGGCGATGAGCATCGGGGCGCGCCCCACCTTCGGAGGCCGGGAGCGGCAGCTCGAGGTCTTCGTGCTGGACTGGAGCGGGGACCTGGTCGGCGCCGAGATCGAGGTCGAATTCGTGGAGTGGCTGCGAGCGGAGAAGAAATTCGAATCGGCGGACGATCTGGTGGAAGCGATGAAGGTGGACGTGGCCGAGACGCGCCGGCGGCTGGGCGAGGTCGCAGGGCCGGTGTCCTAA